From the Kallotenue papyrolyticum genome, the window GGCACCGGCCAGGGTCGTGCGTGGTGGCCCTGGTTGCTGGCCGGTCTGTTGCTCGCCCTGATCGGCAGCGCCGGCTGGTACGTCGGCCTGCCGCTGTTGCGCGCCTACCGCCATATACGGGCCATGCACGTCGGCACGCCATCGGTCGCGCCGATTGCCATGGTGTTGCCGACGGCGACGCCCACACCTGTGCGCACACCACCTCCCGCCCCGACGCTGCGCCCCACCCGCACGCCGCTGCCGACAGCGACGATCCGACCGAGCGCGACGCCATGGCCCACAGCCACGGCCACGCCCAGCCCTACTCCGACGCCACTGCTGCCGGCGGCACGGCCCATGACCGTGTTGCTGATCGGCCTGGATGCGCGCCCCGGCGAAGGTCTCTTGGCGCGGGGCGATGCTCTGATGCTGGCGCGGCTCGATCCCGATCGTGGTGCGGTGACGCTGCTGTCGCTGCCGCGCGATCTGTGGGTGCCGATCCCGGGCTACGGCGAGGGCAAGATCAACGGCGCTTTTCTCTACGGCGAGCAGCGTGAGCCGCAGGGGGGCGGCCTGCGCCTGATGCGGCAGACCGTCGGCGCGGCCCTGGGCGTGGAGGTGGACTACGCGGTCGCCGTCGATTTTCGCGGCTTTCGCGCGCTGATCGATGCCATCGGCGGCATCACCGTGGACGTGCCGCGCGAGCTGTACGATCCTGCCTTTCCCACCGAAGATTACGGCTATACCGTGGCGCACTTCCTGCCAGGACCTCAGCAGATGGACGGCGCGACGGCGCTGATGTATGCCCGCACGCGCCATCCCGATTCGGATTTCGAACGCATCAAGCGTCAGCAACAGGTGATCGTGGCCATCGCCGAGCGGCTGCGCGAGCGCGGCGTGCTGCGCAATCTACACGAGGCCGACGCGCTGACCACAGCGCTGCTGCCCTACGTCCATACCGATCTGCCGCCCGATCTGGCGCTGGCGATGCTGTGGGCCATGCGCGACGTCGAGCGCGGTGCGGTGACGCGGCTGGTGGTCACGCCGGACATGCTCTGGGAAACGACGGTCCGCGGCGCGTACGCGCTGGTGCCGCAGCCCGGCGTGCTGACTGCGCTGGGCCAGCGCCTGTTGGCGACGCCGTGAGCAAGGAGATGACGCTGCGCTTATGCCCTACACACGCGCGCTGGTGATCATCAATCCCGTATCGGGGCGGCACGATCCGGCTGAAACACAGCAGATGCTGGAAGATCGACTCGCCGCCGAAGGGCTGGCCTACGAAGTACGCGCGACGCGCGCGGCGGGTGACGCGCTGCGCTGGGCGCAGGCCGCCGCCGATGAAGGCTTTGATCTGGTGATCGCTTCCG encodes:
- a CDS encoding LCP family protein is translated as MTCAEARRLLDAGVVPGSTRGRDPLLGFHLATCAACRAYRERRAGKAAPPVFAASPASPAIPLPTMSAAPPPVAAPALPTPQPPPAAAPPVQPRRAPSGTGQGRAWWPWLLAGLLLALIGSAGWYVGLPLLRAYRHIRAMHVGTPSVAPIAMVLPTATPTPVRTPPPAPTLRPTRTPLPTATIRPSATPWPTATATPSPTPTPLLPAARPMTVLLIGLDARPGEGLLARGDALMLARLDPDRGAVTLLSLPRDLWVPIPGYGEGKINGAFLYGEQREPQGGGLRLMRQTVGAALGVEVDYAVAVDFRGFRALIDAIGGITVDVPRELYDPAFPTEDYGYTVAHFLPGPQQMDGATALMYARTRHPDSDFERIKRQQQVIVAIAERLRERGVLRNLHEADALTTALLPYVHTDLPPDLALAMLWAMRDVERGAVTRLVVTPDMLWETTVRGAYALVPQPGVLTALGQRLLATP